A genomic window from bacterium includes:
- a CDS encoding tetratricopeptide repeat protein, with translation IIIKDYEKAINEYEKMIKYYPDDWRVKNSLVLTKIASCYLENKEYDKSIEIYKKISSEYKNTPFEKYADLMIEFVNEYIKKGKEVPLEIIQKRMREVGLGEGIVSEEVIDGKVIYKVK, from the coding sequence ACATTATTATAAAAGATTATGAAAAAGCGATAAATGAATACGAAAAAATGATAAAGTATTATCCAGATGATTGGAGAGTTAAAAATTCATTGGTTCTAACAAAAATTGCAAGTTGTTATTTAGAAAATAAGGAATATGATAAATCAATTGAAATTTATAAAAAGATATCTTCTGAATATAAAAATACTCCCTTTGAGAAATATGCAGATTTGATGATAGAATTTGTGAATGAATATATTAAAAAAGGAAAAGAAGTCCCTCTTGAAATTATACAGAAGAGGATGAGAGAAGTGGGATTAGGAGAAGGAATAGTAAGCGAAGAAGTT